The genomic window CCGAAGTTGTTAATACCGTATTTAAAGACCTAACTATAGTCTGCATTATACTTCTATTTAACATAGTTATGGTATCTTCTCTACGCTCCATACTTATATTTTCTCTTATTCTATCGAAAACAACTATGGTGTCATTTATAGAGTAACCAATAACGGTTAACATTGCAGCGATAAAGGGCATACCTGCCTCTAACTGGAATATTGAAAAGACTCCTAAAACTAGAATGACATTGTGAAGTATAGCCAGTATTGCTGCTATTCCAAAATATAGTTCAAATCTAATTGTTATATATAATAGCATTAATACACTAGCAATAATAAGAGCTAATATAGCGTCTCTTGCTAATTCACTACTAATTATACCCCCAACCATTTCAGTTTCTAATAATTCAACTCCACCTAGGGCAGTATCAAGACCAGAAATAATTGCTTCTGTATCTTGTTGAGTTAATTCAGTAGTTCTTATAAAAAAGTCATTATCACTTTGTTGCACATTATATTCTATGCCTAATTCTAAATCATGCAGTGCTGCTCTAACATCTGCTGATGTTGTTTCTTCAGCTTCTACTCTTACTTGTAGGAGAGTGCCACCTTGAAAATCAATACCTAGATTTAATCCTTGGAACATTAATGAAATTATACTAGGAACAAGTATAATGAGAGATATTATATAATAAATTTTTCGTCTTTGAATAATTTGCATTGACTACCCTCCTTACACACCATACAACTTTTTGTTCTGCGATATATTGCCAGATAGGTATAGTAAAGCACGTGTAAAGGTTAATACAACAACCAAGCTTGTTATAATACCTATTGTTAAGGTTACTGCAAACCCTTGAATCGGCCCTGTGCCAAAGTACATTAATACTAAGGCTGCAATTAAAGTTGTTATATTAGCATCTAAAATTGTAGATAGTGCTCGTTTGTATCCTGCTTCAATGGCAGCTTTTAATGACTTCCCATGACGTAATTCTTCTCTTAATCTTTCATAAATAATTATATTAGCATCAACAGCCATACCTATAGACAAAACTAAACCAAGTATCCCAGGTAATGTTAGTACTGCTCCTATAGAATTCATTACAGCTATAACAATCAATATATATACAACTAAAGATAAGTTTGCAATTAGGCCAGGTAGGCGATAATAACCAAGCATGAATATTAACACCGCTATAAGACCTACAAGACCTGCTATTAAGCTACTCTCTAGTGACTCAGCACCTAGGGTTGGTCCTACAGTTCTCTTTTGTAAAATTTCAAAAGATACTGGCAAAGCACCTGAACGAAGTAAAACTGCTAATTCTTGCGCTTCATCTGCAGTAAAATTACCAGTAATTACAGCTCGACCATCAGTAATTACACTATTAACAATGGGAGAACTAATAACCTCTTCGTCTATAGCTATAGGTAGAGGTTGATTTATATTAGCAGCAGTAGCTTCGGCAAAGAGCTCAGTACCTTTGTCGTCAAATGTTAGTTGAACTTCAGCCACGTTATAACCTTGCTGCATTGCAGCTCTTGCATCTGTTAGATGTTCACCAGTTAATAAAACATTGCCATCTTCATCCCAAAACTCTAGCTGGGCAGTATTAATTAAAATGTTTACTGCTTCCTCTGGGTCATCTACACCAGCAAGTTCTATTACTATCCTATCATCACCCTGGGGATAAAGATTAGGTTCGGTTACACCCAGGCCATCAACTCTTTGCCTTAAGATACCTATAGATTTAGTAATAGTATCTTCTTGAAGTTCTTGTCCTTCTATTTCTTGCGCTTCTAAAACAACATGCAATCCACCTTGTAAATCAAGGCCAAGATTAACATCTTCTATTACTGGTTCATACGTATAATAAACAAGCACACCTAAAACCACAATTAGTACTGCCGCTAAAAGGCCACTAGTACTTTTCTTCACACGTGTGCCCTCCTTCCAACATCAAAAAATATATATTACTACAACAACCTAGCTTCATTTATTATTAATTCGAATTCACAACCTAAATAGTTCGCTGCCCTACGACACATTAACATTCTACTTAAAAATATTTCGAAATACTCCATTACCGGGCAGATTTCTATATCAATTGTTAAATCCATAGTTATAACTTTCCTGTTTTCATCGATAATAAGCTGTGAATGCTCAACAGCATAATTCACACGGTCATGAATATCAAATGTAGCAACATCAGTATTTCTTACTCTATTACGATGAACATGAGATTTGTCAGCTAATATGAGGGCTGCTGCCACATAATTCACAGGATGACCACTACCTTCGTCATGATTACCAATAGCGGCAGCAATTATTGATACTTCTTTTGTTTCCATCCCCATACCACCAAGTATTTCCATTGACATTAATGCACCACTCTGACTATGGCGCTCACGATTAACGACATTACCAATATCATGCATATAGCCAGCTATGCCAGCCAGTTCAGCCAATCTTTCATCATGTTTTAGTTTTTTTAAAATTACATAGCTTAGCTCAGCAACAAGGCTAACATGAGGTTTACCATGATCAGTAAATCCCATTTCACCTAAGTGCTCATTTCCTTTAGCTATAAAAGTATTTATTAAATCACTATTTTTTACATCTTTAAGTGTAATCATTGTTGTTGATCCTCAGCTCTATATGCTATAGCTTTTTTTAAAAACTCAATTTCAGTGCCATCATGAACTTTCAGAATAACACTATCATCCTTGATTTTACTAATTTCTCCGTGCATTCCACCAATAGTTACAACTTTTTCCCTTGTACGTAAACCATCTAGTAATTCATTATGTGCTTTTTCTTGTTTTTTCCTGGGGAAAATAATTAAAAAATAAAAAACCAATAAGAAAAATGCAAAGTAAATAGCTACTGTAATCCAACCGCCGTCCATCTTTAATCACTCCTTAATTTTGTCAAACTTTAAATGATTTCGCTAATTAAAGGTAAATTCCTGCTCTTAGTATTGATAATTTTCAAAGAAGTTATTGTAAAAGCCTGAAAATTCTCCTTGTAAAATAGCAGTTCTTATATTTTCCATCAACTTTGCTAGAAAATATACATTATGATAACTTAGTAATCTTGGTGCTAAAATTTCTTCTGCTTTTATTAAGTGTCTAATATATGCACGTGTATAATTTTTACAGACATAACATCCACATTCTTCATCTATCGGGGTAAAATCATCCTTATACTTAGCATTTCTTACTGTAATTTTCCCCTTGTGAGTATATGCAGTACCATGTCTAGCAAGTCTAGTAGGCAAAACGCAATCAAACATGTCAATGCCTCTTTTAACTCCCTCAACTAAGTCTTCAGGAGCCCCAACTCCCATTAAATATCTAGGTTTTTCAGTAGGGAGTGACTCATCCATTACTTGTAACATAGCATACATGTCTTCTTTGGGTTCACCAACACTTAAACCGCCTACTGCATATCCTGGAAATTCAACTTCTTTAATTTCTTTTGCACTTTTTCTTCTGAGTTCTTCAAATACTCCACCTTGTACTATGCCAAATAAGGCCTGATCAGTTCTTGTGTGGCTCTCTTTGCACCTTTTTGCCCATGCACTTGTTCTTTCTACAGCTTTTAATACTTCCTTATAAGTGCATGGATAGGGTGGGCATTCATCAAAGCACATGGCTATATCCGCACCTAGCTTTTGTTCAATATCCATAACCTTTTCTGGGGTAAAAAAATGGCGTGAGCCATCTATATGTGAATTAAAGTACACACCATCATCTGTTATTTGTCTTAATTCACTTAAGCTAAATACTTGAAAACCACCACTATCAGTTAAAACTCCATGTTTCCAGTTCATAAAACTGTGTAATCCACCTGCTTTTTCAACCAAGTCTTCACCTGGCCTTAGATAAAGGTGATATGTATTTGATAATATAATCTTAATTCCCATTTCACATAAATCCTCAGGAGTAAGTGATTTGACTGTTGCTAGTGTACCTACTGGCATAAAAATAGGAGTATCTACAACTCCATGAGTTATTTTAAGCTCTCCTAAGCGAGCTGAAGTTTCCTCATCTTTTTTTGTAATTTTAAACTCTAACAATTCTTGTCCCCCATCTACTTACAGTTCTTATTTTATAAGCATTGAGTCACCATAACTAAAAAAACGATATTTATTTTCTACAGCATGGTTATATGCTTGCATAGTATTATCCATACCTGCAAAAGCTGCAACTAGCATTAATAAAGATGATTCAGGCAGATGAAAATTAGTAATTAGTTTATCAATAGCTTTAAATTTAAAACCTGGATAAATAAATTTATTGGTTTCTCCACTACAAGGTTTAAAACCATAATCTTCATTATATACTGTTTCTAAGGTTCTTACCACAGTAGTTCCTACTGCAATAATACTTTTTTTATTATTTTTTGTTTCATTTAATAGTTGGGCTGTTTTTTCTTCAACTTCATAATATTCATAATGCATCTTATGGTCTCTAATATCAGCACTATTTACCGGTCTAAATGTTCCTATCCCTACGTGAAGTAAAATTCGCACAATATTTATTCCTTTGTCTTGTACTTTAGTAAATAATTCATCAGTAAAATGAAGACCCGCTGTAGGTGCTGCTACAGAGCCAGTTTTATTGGCAAAAATAGTCTGATATGTTAGTTTATCTTTTTCATTTGCCGACCTGTTTATGTAAGGAGGCAATGGTACTTCACCATGTTTTTCTATAAATTCTTCTAAATTAGAGGTATTTAAAAATTGTATTAACTTAGCCCCTGGAGTCTCTAGGTCTTCTATGACTTTAACTTCCACTGAACTATTTTCAAAGTTTATTATTGCACCTTTTTTAAGTCTTTTTGCTGGTCTTACTAATGCTTCCCAAAATTGATCTCGCTTTTTTAGTAAGAATACTTCAACTTTTGCCCCAGTTGGCTTGTATCCATATAACCTTGCCGGCATAACTCTGGTCTCATTTAAAACTAGGGTATCGCCAGTTTCCAGATATTCAATAACATCTTTAAAAACTTCATCTTTTATCTGACCAGATTCTTTGTCTAATACTAAGAGCCTAGAACTATCACGAGGGCTCACAGGATGTTGGGCAATAAGCTCTGAAGGTAATTCAAATTTGTAAGTTGACAAGTCGTATATATTTTTTGTAACCATTTATAGTTATCTCCTGAAAAAAATATTTAATAATATGGATAATACAATACTTAAGATTAAAAATGTAGTTAAAGGAAAAAAGAAGGTAAAGTTTTCTCTTTTTATTAATATATCACCAGGCATTTTAAACCCAGCTCCCCCTAACTTAGATAGAATAAAAATCATCCCACCCATTAGTATTATTAAAAAGCCAATAGTTATTAAAAGCTTTGCTAGTCCCTCAAGATGCAAAGACTTCACCCTTTCTTAATTTTCACTTTGTACCTACGAAAATATTTTGTTTTTAATTTCTTTGGGAGCAAATCTTTCTATTTCACTATATAGACAACCACAATATTGTTGTCTATACATACCCATTTCTTTAGAAATTTTAACTGTTTCTGAAAATCCTTCTCTAAAATCTTTATATAGAAATTTTATAGAATACCTTTGGGCTATTAACTCTCCAACCTCTCGTATTACTTCATGTTTTTGGTATTTGCTCACTAGTAATGTAGTAGTAAAATAATCAAATTTACCTTTTTTTGCTATATGTGCTGCTTGTTCTAATCTCATTTGATAACAAATAAAGCATCGTCTTATTTCTCTATAAGATATGTTTTTAAAGTAATCAACTGGATTGTAGTTTTCGTCAAATATCACTTTTAAATCAATTTTTTTTGAATATTGTTCTAGCCATTCTTTCCTTTTAGCAAATTCACTATATGGATGTATATTAGGATTATAAAAATAACCCATAACTTCATACCCGTCACTACGTAGCTCCTCAACCGGATAAGTAGCACAAGGTGCACAACATATATGTAATAGTACTTTTTCCATATTTACCACCAGCTTTTCTATTGTTAATGTTTGCCTAATTACTAGTATTTTTATTCATCAAATAATTGGTTTGCATATTTACTACCAGCTTTATACCCTAAATGTTTATAAGCTAATTCAGTTGCAATCCTTCCTCGCGGTGTTTTTTGCAACAATCCTACTTTTAGAAGAAATGGTTCATAAACATCAGTTATTGTATCTGATTCTTCGGAAACAGAAGCTGCTAATGTGTCTAACCCCACTGGTCCACCACCAAATTTGACAATTATAGAGTCTAATATCATTCTATCCACATTATCTAAACCATATTTATCTATTTCAAATAATTCTAAGGCCTTTACAGTAACATCTTTATTAATTAATCCACTAGCTTTTACCATTGCATAATCCCTAACTCTTTTAAGTAAACGATTAGCTATTCTAGGAGTCCCCCGTGAGCGCTTTGCTATTTCTGACGCACCTTCTAATTCAATTTCAATACTTAATATATTAGCAGCTCTTTTAACAATGCCCATTAATTCTTTTTCATTGTAATAATCTAGGCGAGAACTAATGCCAAATCTATCTCTTAGTGGAGAGCTTAATAAACCTGGTCTAGTTGTAGCACCTATTAAAGTAAAAGGCGGGAGATCAATCCTTAGAGTTCTAGCAGCAGGCCCCTTGCCAATAACTATATCTAAAGCAAAGTCCTCCATTGCAGGATATACAATTTCTTCAATACTTCTATGTAGTCTATGTATTTCATCTATAAATAGTATTTCTCCAGGCTCAAGATTGGTTAATATAGCCGCTAAATCTCCTGGCCTTTCTATAGCTGGACCAGAAGTTTTTCTAATGGGTTTACCCATTTCATTAGCTATAATAACAGCAAGAGTAGTTTTACCTAATCCTGGAGGTCCACTTAACAGGACATGGTCGAGAGACTCTTCACGTCCTTTTGCTGCTGAGATAAATATATTTATATTCTCCTTAATCTTTTCCTGTCCTATGTAATCGTTTAACTTTAAAGGTCTAAGTGATGTATCTGTATTTTCTTCTTCATTTAATGCTAATGATGAAACTAAACGCTCTTCACTCAAAATAAACTCCTCCATCTATAAGACTTTATTAGCAATATTGCGTAAAACTACTTTTAAGTCTTTTTGTATGTCTCCACTTAATTCTCCTGCTTTTTCCATCTTAACAATTACAGGGTATACTTCACTACGTGAATAACCTAAAGTCTCCATAGCTTCTATTAATTCTTCATCTTGTTTTACTTTCTGGTCGTTTTGTTTTACAGTAGGCATTTCATGATTTTTAAGCTTATCTTTTAATTCAAAAATAATTCTTTGGGCACTTTTCTTCCCAATGCCTGGAATTTTAGTAAGGGTTTTTTCATCTGAACTCATTATTGCATTATAAAAATTTATAGGATTTATAGTACCCAACACATTTAAGGCAGCTTTTGCTCCTATTCCAGATACACTTATTAATAACTTAAATAATTCTAAATCTTCCTTGTTTTCAAAGCCATAAAGCTTAAATTCATTATCTAAAACCTGAAGATATGTATGTATAAGAACTTCTTTTCCCAAATTAACACTTAGCTGATTAACATTGGGGATATATACTTCATAACCTACCCCATTTACTTCTATAGTTACTGTTTCAGTATTTAAAGCGTAAAGCTCCCCCCTAAGAAATGAAATCATTTCATCTACCACCTCTACTAATGTTTAACATTTTTTTTGAGTGTACATGGCATATTGCTACTGCTAAAGCATCAGCTGCATCATCAGGACGAGGGATTTTAGACATATTTAATATCTTTTGAACCATAACCTGTACCTGTCTTTTATCTGCACTACCATATCCAACAACTGCTTGTTTTACTTGTAGTGGTGTGTATTCAAAAACATCAAGTCCATTTTTAGCACTAGTAACCATTGCTACTCCTCTAGCTTGAGCAACAGTTATAACAGTTTTAGCATTTTTATGATAAAAAATCTGCTCTATAGCAATAGCTTCTGGTCTATATTTATTTATAAGTAAGTTAAGTTGATTACTTATTGTTAATAGTCTTAAAGACATATCAGTATTTGATGGGGTTGAAATTACTCCATAATCAATCAATGATTCACGACCAGACTTGTAATCAATTACCCCATACCCAGTTGTTGCTGTACCTGGGTCTATCCCAATAGTTATCATAAATTTAAACCTCTAAATGCAAAATTTAACTATTTCTTAATAAGTTATTATAACAAAAAAATAAAGAATTAGTCTAAGTTTAGGTTTTTGCATTAAAAGCATGAATCAATTTTAAATTTTATTGCTGATATTTTATTTACTTATAGAAATAAAGCTTTGATTCTGCTGCAAAAAGTAACTACAACAAACTTAAGGCTGAGCAAACATGTTTATCTAAGTCCCGAATAGCAAGGCGTGGTGCATAGATCACGGCTAAGTATAAATAAAAAATCATTTTAGATAATAAGTGCTAAGCTAAAATGAAGGTAAAGACCGATGAGTGGCGTGATAAACATGTTTGCTCAGCCGATTCCATACTCTAAGTTTAGCTTTTTGCAGTGGAATCAACTTTATATTTCTTAATTAATTAATTCTTATATGCTTTCATGTTATTGATTAGCTGTGTTTATATCTCTTATTAAAAATTACTAAGTTAACATTTGGTTGATATATTGAATTTAATTGTGAACATATTTACAATTAAATTAAGAAGATTTTTGTCGTATTTTGCAGTTCGGACTGATTGGTTTATCGTTTGAAAGGAGGGCTTAATATATGTTAGCAGAACAAAACATTATTTCTCAGAATTCTGTTATCCAATCTCTAAGTTGCCCATATCCCAAAAGGCCCAGCGAGGTTTATGACCTAGGACTTTCAATTAATTATTTAAACTTAAGCATTTTCCAAGATATTATTGTTTTATGTAAAAATACAAATAGTGTGGAAATAATTAATAAAATCATTTCTT from Candidatus Syntrophocurvum alkaliphilum includes these protein-coding regions:
- a CDS encoding epoxyqueuosine reductase QueH — translated: MEKVLLHICCAPCATYPVEELRSDGYEVMGYFYNPNIHPYSEFAKRKEWLEQYSKKIDLKVIFDENYNPVDYFKNISYREIRRCFICYQMRLEQAAHIAKKGKFDYFTTTLLVSKYQKHEVIREVGELIAQRYSIKFLYKDFREGFSETVKISKEMGMYRQQYCGCLYSEIERFAPKEIKNKIFS
- the queA gene encoding tRNA preQ1(34) S-adenosylmethionine ribosyltransferase-isomerase QueA yields the protein MVTKNIYDLSTYKFELPSELIAQHPVSPRDSSRLLVLDKESGQIKDEVFKDVIEYLETGDTLVLNETRVMPARLYGYKPTGAKVEVFLLKKRDQFWEALVRPAKRLKKGAIINFENSSVEVKVIEDLETPGAKLIQFLNTSNLEEFIEKHGEVPLPPYINRSANEKDKLTYQTIFANKTGSVAAPTAGLHFTDELFTKVQDKGINIVRILLHVGIGTFRPVNSADIRDHKMHYEYYEVEEKTAQLLNETKNNKKSIIAVGTTVVRTLETVYNEDYGFKPCSGETNKFIYPGFKFKAIDKLITNFHLPESSLLMLVAAFAGMDNTMQAYNHAVENKYRFFSYGDSMLIK
- the tgt gene encoding tRNA guanosine(34) transglycosylase Tgt, whose amino-acid sequence is MLEFKITKKDEETSARLGELKITHGVVDTPIFMPVGTLATVKSLTPEDLCEMGIKIILSNTYHLYLRPGEDLVEKAGGLHSFMNWKHGVLTDSGGFQVFSLSELRQITDDGVYFNSHIDGSRHFFTPEKVMDIEQKLGADIAMCFDECPPYPCTYKEVLKAVERTSAWAKRCKESHTRTDQALFGIVQGGVFEELRRKSAKEIKEVEFPGYAVGGLSVGEPKEDMYAMLQVMDESLPTEKPRYLMGVGAPEDLVEGVKRGIDMFDCVLPTRLARHGTAYTHKGKITVRNAKYKDDFTPIDEECGCYVCKNYTRAYIRHLIKAEEILAPRLLSYHNVYFLAKLMENIRTAILQGEFSGFYNNFFENYQY
- a CDS encoding DUF2905 family protein, translating into MGGMIFILSKLGGAGFKMPGDILIKRENFTFFFPLTTFLILSIVLSILLNIFFRR
- the secF gene encoding protein translocase subunit SecF — its product is MQIIQRRKIYYIISLIILVPSIISLMFQGLNLGIDFQGGTLLQVRVEAEETTSADVRAALHDLELGIEYNVQQSDNDFFIRTTELTQQDTEAIISGLDTALGGVELLETEMVGGIISSELARDAILALIIASVLMLLYITIRFELYFGIAAILAILHNVILVLGVFSIFQLEAGMPFIAAMLTVIGYSINDTIVVFDRIRENISMERREDTITMLNRSIMQTIVRSLNTVLTTSVVLFAVLLLGGVTLEIIAIAMLVGFIVGAYSSLFIATPLWHDLSNKFKTKRV
- the secD gene encoding protein translocase subunit SecD is translated as MKKSTSGLLAAVLIVVLGVLVYYTYEPVIEDVNLGLDLQGGLHVVLEAQEIEGQELQEDTITKSIGILRQRVDGLGVTEPNLYPQGDDRIVIELAGVDDPEEAVNILINTAQLEFWDEDGNVLLTGEHLTDARAAMQQGYNVAEVQLTFDDKGTELFAEATAANINQPLPIAIDEEVISSPIVNSVITDGRAVITGNFTADEAQELAVLLRSGALPVSFEILQKRTVGPTLGAESLESSLIAGLVGLIAVLIFMLGYYRLPGLIANLSLVVYILIVIAVMNSIGAVLTLPGILGLVLSIGMAVDANIIIYERLREELRHGKSLKAAIEAGYKRALSTILDANITTLIAALVLMYFGTGPIQGFAVTLTIGIITSLVVVLTFTRALLYLSGNISQNKKLYGV
- the ruvC gene encoding crossover junction endodeoxyribonuclease RuvC, with the protein product MITIGIDPGTATTGYGVIDYKSGRESLIDYGVISTPSNTDMSLRLLTISNQLNLLINKYRPEAIAIEQIFYHKNAKTVITVAQARGVAMVTSAKNGLDVFEYTPLQVKQAVVGYGSADKRQVQVMVQKILNMSKIPRPDDAADALAVAICHVHSKKMLNISRGGR
- the yajC gene encoding preprotein translocase subunit YajC, whose product is MDGGWITVAIYFAFFLLVFYFLIIFPRKKQEKAHNELLDGLRTREKVVTIGGMHGEISKIKDDSVILKVHDGTEIEFLKKAIAYRAEDQQQ
- a CDS encoding HD domain-containing protein — its product is MITLKDVKNSDLINTFIAKGNEHLGEMGFTDHGKPHVSLVAELSYVILKKLKHDERLAELAGIAGYMHDIGNVVNRERHSQSGALMSMEILGGMGMETKEVSIIAAAIGNHDEGSGHPVNYVAAALILADKSHVHRNRVRNTDVATFDIHDRVNYAVEHSQLIIDENRKVITMDLTIDIEICPVMEYFEIFLSRMLMCRRAANYLGCEFELIINEARLL
- the ruvB gene encoding Holliday junction branch migration DNA helicase RuvB, whose translation is MSEERLVSSLALNEEENTDTSLRPLKLNDYIGQEKIKENINIFISAAKGREESLDHVLLSGPPGLGKTTLAVIIANEMGKPIRKTSGPAIERPGDLAAILTNLEPGEILFIDEIHRLHRSIEEIVYPAMEDFALDIVIGKGPAARTLRIDLPPFTLIGATTRPGLLSSPLRDRFGISSRLDYYNEKELMGIVKRAANILSIEIELEGASEIAKRSRGTPRIANRLLKRVRDYAMVKASGLINKDVTVKALELFEIDKYGLDNVDRMILDSIIVKFGGGPVGLDTLAASVSEESDTITDVYEPFLLKVGLLQKTPRGRIATELAYKHLGYKAGSKYANQLFDE
- the ruvA gene encoding Holliday junction branch migration protein RuvA, whose amino-acid sequence is MISFLRGELYALNTETVTIEVNGVGYEVYIPNVNQLSVNLGKEVLIHTYLQVLDNEFKLYGFENKEDLELFKLLISVSGIGAKAALNVLGTINPINFYNAIMSSDEKTLTKIPGIGKKSAQRIIFELKDKLKNHEMPTVKQNDQKVKQDEELIEAMETLGYSRSEVYPVIVKMEKAGELSGDIQKDLKVVLRNIANKVL